In a genomic window of Myxococcus fulvus:
- a CDS encoding gluconeogenesis factor YvcK family protein, whose translation MVGMDMDSPLPESWEEARARRERERERETERNELLQSQVDRPTRIVAIGGGTGLPMVLRGLARRATPKAGDPGVDITAVVAMSDDGGSSGRLRRLHGALPPGDIRNCLVALAGGKSALKDVFQFRFGGARGLAGHAVGNLLIAALAELKGDFLEAVRMSGELLGARGNVLPCTLASVQLVAQMHDDTEVVGERNICRAQGRVRKVSLSPRSPPPVDGLLEAIYSADLVVIGPGSLYSSLLPNLLVDGVAQALKETRALKVMVANLMTQPGETDGMSCLDHVQAVREHVGPVLDAVLVNGTQPSAEAMRRYGRRGSFTVDVDTRELIAAGVVPVRADLLKEGSRIRHDSRKVAACLLKMARSGL comes from the coding sequence ATGGTGGGGATGGACATGGATTCGCCGCTCCCGGAGTCGTGGGAGGAAGCGCGTGCCCGTCGGGAGCGCGAGCGGGAGCGGGAGACGGAGCGCAACGAGCTGTTGCAGTCCCAGGTGGACCGGCCCACGCGCATCGTCGCCATCGGCGGCGGCACGGGGCTGCCCATGGTGCTCCGGGGCCTGGCGCGGCGCGCGACGCCGAAGGCCGGGGACCCGGGCGTGGACATCACCGCGGTGGTGGCCATGAGCGACGACGGTGGCAGCTCCGGGCGCCTGCGCCGGCTGCACGGCGCGCTGCCGCCCGGTGACATCCGCAACTGCCTGGTGGCGCTCGCCGGCGGCAAGAGCGCGCTCAAGGACGTGTTCCAGTTCCGCTTCGGCGGGGCGCGGGGCCTGGCCGGGCACGCGGTGGGCAACCTGCTCATCGCCGCGCTCGCGGAGCTGAAGGGCGACTTCCTGGAGGCGGTGCGCATGTCCGGGGAGCTGCTCGGCGCGCGGGGCAACGTGCTGCCGTGCACGCTGGCCTCGGTGCAGCTGGTGGCGCAGATGCACGACGACACGGAGGTCGTCGGCGAGCGCAACATCTGCCGGGCCCAGGGCCGGGTGCGCAAGGTGTCCCTGAGCCCGCGCTCTCCGCCGCCGGTGGACGGCCTCCTGGAGGCCATCTACAGCGCGGACCTGGTGGTCATCGGTCCGGGCTCGCTGTACTCGAGCCTGCTGCCCAACCTGCTGGTGGACGGCGTGGCCCAGGCGCTGAAGGAGACGCGCGCGCTGAAGGTCATGGTGGCCAACCTGATGACGCAGCCGGGTGAGACGGACGGCATGTCCTGCCTGGACCACGTGCAGGCGGTGCGCGAGCACGTGGGGCCGGTACTGGACGCGGTGCTCGTCAATGGCACGCAGCCCTCTGCGGAGGCCATGCGGCGCTACGGGCGGCGCGGCTCGTTCACGGTGGACGTGGACACGCGCGAGCTCATCGCCGCGGGCGTGGTGCCGGTGCGGGCGGACCTCCTCAAGGAGGGGTCCAGGATCCGACACGACAGCCGCAAGGTCGCTGCCTGCCTGCTGAAGATGGCGCGCAGCGGCTTGTAG
- a CDS encoding GNAT family N-acetyltransferase, whose amino-acid sequence MEATLSSPGPRVVEVDDRAAFMALESEWNALVEATTDELFYRHEFIRIWLDNFAPGARLRVLTLRNSEGQLSAALPLWEERTNLYGVPVRQLSAAANTHSCRFDLLAREPDAAAAMFLSHLRQQGGWDVLRLTDVPDGGAAWRLHAAAQAARMPVGAWESLQSPYIPLPGTREKFQASLQSKFKANCRRRRRKLEEKGKVTFERVDGGPGLEGTLEEGFLLEQSGWKGERGTAMAQDTATRGFYTELARDAAYRGKLALYFLRLDGRPVAFHYGLEHGGRYFLLKPGYDEQLRECSPGQLLMEEVVGTCIDRKLGEFDFLGPDMVWKRDWTDQVRRHTWLYIFNDSAFGRALCAAKFRWTPAVKEVVAKWKR is encoded by the coding sequence ATGGAAGCAACCCTGAGCAGTCCCGGGCCGCGTGTCGTCGAAGTCGATGACCGCGCGGCCTTCATGGCCCTGGAGTCGGAGTGGAACGCGCTCGTCGAGGCCACGACGGACGAGCTGTTCTATCGCCACGAGTTCATCCGCATCTGGCTGGACAACTTCGCGCCGGGGGCGCGGCTGCGCGTGCTGACGCTGCGAAACAGCGAAGGCCAGCTCTCGGCCGCGCTGCCCCTGTGGGAGGAGCGCACCAACCTGTACGGCGTGCCGGTGCGCCAGCTCTCCGCGGCGGCGAACACGCACTCCTGCCGGTTCGACTTGCTGGCCCGCGAGCCGGACGCGGCCGCCGCGATGTTCCTGTCCCACCTGCGTCAGCAGGGCGGGTGGGACGTGCTGCGGTTGACGGACGTGCCGGACGGCGGCGCGGCGTGGCGGCTGCACGCGGCGGCGCAGGCGGCCCGCATGCCGGTGGGCGCGTGGGAGTCGCTCCAGTCGCCGTACATCCCGCTGCCGGGCACGCGCGAGAAGTTCCAGGCGTCGCTCCAGTCCAAGTTCAAGGCGAACTGCCGGCGTCGTCGCCGCAAGCTCGAGGAGAAGGGGAAGGTCACCTTCGAGCGGGTGGACGGTGGCCCCGGCCTGGAGGGCACGCTGGAGGAGGGCTTCCTGCTGGAGCAGAGCGGCTGGAAGGGCGAGCGCGGCACGGCCATGGCGCAGGACACGGCGACGCGGGGCTTCTACACGGAGCTGGCGCGTGACGCCGCGTACCGGGGGAAGCTGGCGCTGTACTTCCTGCGGCTGGATGGACGGCCCGTGGCCTTCCACTACGGCCTGGAGCACGGCGGGCGCTACTTCCTGCTCAAGCCCGGCTACGACGAGCAATTGCGCGAGTGCAGCCCCGGCCAGCTCCTGATGGAGGAGGTGGTGGGGACGTGCATCGACCGGAAGCTCGGCGAGTTCGATTTCCTGGGGCCGGACATGGTGTGGAAGCGCGACTGGACGGACCAGGTCCGGCGCCACACGTGGCTCTACATCTTCAATGACTCCGCCTTCGGCCGGGCGCTGTGCGCGGCGAAGTTCCGGTGGACCCCCGCGGTGAAAGAGGTGGTGGCGAAATGGAAGCGATGA
- a CDS encoding DegT/DnrJ/EryC1/StrS family aminotransferase — MTPSGRLFVPSLPTLWPHMLVSKPRPGSLPPFSSPNVRYFYFARNAVWLTVKMLGLDNGEVLMPSYHHGVEVEALVDAGATPRFYRVGSRWDVDLEDVARRITPKTKALYLTHYAGFPGPAAEMRKLADQHGLVLIEDCALSLLSSDGAVPLGTTGDVGIFCLYKTLPVPNGGALVVNGPRSYSLPEPPAPPSASTFSHTVSALLQNLELRGGAVGRGLRGLVRTVGHGTVKAASIERVATGTQHFDRKHVDLGMSPLTKRIALAQDLESIVEKRRRNYFYLLGRLRDVSTPLFNQLPAGTCPLFYPMVVQEKAEVLARLRAKGIDAIDFWKRFHPACDAGAFPEVAQLRRSIVEIPCHQDLSPEVMADVASVVRDAVRAEKQTKKRAG; from the coding sequence ATGACTCCCTCGGGCCGGCTGTTCGTTCCGTCGCTGCCCACGCTGTGGCCCCACATGCTGGTGTCCAAGCCGAGGCCAGGCTCGCTTCCGCCGTTCTCCTCGCCCAACGTCCGCTACTTCTACTTCGCCCGCAACGCGGTGTGGTTGACGGTGAAGATGCTGGGATTGGACAACGGCGAGGTGCTGATGCCCTCCTACCACCACGGCGTGGAGGTGGAGGCGCTGGTGGACGCGGGCGCGACGCCGCGCTTCTACCGCGTGGGCAGCCGCTGGGACGTGGACCTGGAGGACGTGGCGCGGCGAATCACGCCGAAGACGAAGGCGCTGTACCTGACGCACTACGCGGGCTTCCCGGGCCCCGCGGCGGAGATGCGCAAGCTGGCCGACCAGCACGGTCTGGTGCTCATCGAGGACTGCGCGCTGTCCCTGCTGTCGTCCGACGGCGCGGTGCCGCTGGGCACGACGGGGGATGTCGGCATCTTCTGTCTGTACAAGACGCTGCCGGTGCCCAACGGGGGCGCGCTGGTGGTGAACGGGCCGCGCTCGTACAGCCTGCCGGAGCCTCCGGCGCCGCCGTCCGCGTCGACGTTCAGCCACACGGTGTCCGCGCTGCTGCAGAACCTGGAGCTGCGCGGCGGCGCGGTGGGCCGCGGCCTGCGCGGGCTGGTGCGCACGGTGGGGCACGGCACGGTGAAGGCCGCGAGCATCGAGCGGGTGGCCACGGGCACGCAGCACTTCGACCGCAAGCACGTGGACCTGGGCATGAGCCCGCTGACCAAGCGGATTGCCCTGGCGCAGGATTTGGAGTCCATCGTCGAGAAGCGCCGTCGCAACTACTTCTACCTGCTGGGCCGGCTGCGCGACGTGTCGACGCCGCTGTTCAACCAGCTGCCGGCGGGGACCTGTCCGCTGTTCTACCCGATGGTGGTGCAGGAGAAGGCGGAGGTGCTGGCGCGGCTGAGGGCCAAGGGCATCGACGCCATCGACTTCTGGAAGCGCTTCCATCCGGCGTGTGACGCGGGGGCCTTCCCGGAGGTGGCGCAGCTGCGGCGCAGCATCGTGGAGATTCCGTGTCACCAGGACCTGTCGCCGGAGGTGATGGCGGACGTGGCGTCGGTGGTGCGCGACGCGGTGCGGGCGGAGAAGCAGACGAAGAAGCGCGCGGGTTGA